The Antarcticibacterium sp. 1MA-6-2 genome has a window encoding:
- a CDS encoding 3-hydroxyanthranilate 3,4-dioxygenase, whose translation MAINKPFNLNKWIEQNRDLLKPPVGNKNVYKESEDYIIMVVGGPNARKDYHYNETEELFYQLEGHIKVHVQENGEKKTMELGPGDMYLHPGKVPHSPVRGEGSIGIVVERKRVGEQGEDGLLWFCDNCNNKLYEVYFPLNNIEEDFLKHFKHFYQSKELRTCDKCGKLMEADEKFVAPVPGVNTSRES comes from the coding sequence ATGGCTATTAATAAACCCTTTAATTTAAATAAGTGGATTGAGCAGAACAGGGATCTTTTAAAACCTCCTGTTGGAAATAAAAACGTCTATAAAGAGTCTGAAGATTATATAATCATGGTAGTGGGAGGACCCAATGCTAGAAAAGATTACCACTATAATGAAACTGAAGAATTATTCTATCAGCTCGAAGGCCATATAAAGGTCCACGTCCAGGAAAACGGGGAGAAGAAAACCATGGAGCTGGGACCGGGAGATATGTATCTACACCCGGGTAAAGTACCCCATTCTCCTGTAAGAGGTGAAGGTTCCATAGGGATAGTAGTAGAACGAAAAAGAGTTGGAGAACAGGGAGAGGATGGCCTGTTGTGGTTTTGTGATAATTGTAACAACAAATTATATGAGGTCTATTTCCCTTTAAACAATATTGAAGAGGATTTTTTGAAACACTTCAAGCATTTTTACCAGAGCAAGGAGCTAAGGACTTGCGATAAGTGTGGAAAATTAATGGAGGCAGATGAAAAATTCGTTGCTCCTGTCCCCGGCGTAAATACAAGCCGTGAATCTTAA